One segment of Parvularcula sp. IMCC14364 DNA contains the following:
- a CDS encoding YcgN family cysteine cluster protein, translated as MSEKRERPFWEAKSLEQMSRDEWESLCDGCGRCCLVLFQDDETEEVWETDLTCKLFDCKTRRCRDYANRRAKVPGCVHLTPLNIKDLKWMPETCAYRRLAQGQGLADWHPLVSGRRESVAEAGIAVRADLVSESLIPEEEQENHIHARRWPRGEPCG; from the coding sequence ATGTCAGAAAAGCGCGAACGGCCTTTTTGGGAGGCGAAATCACTTGAGCAGATGAGCCGCGATGAATGGGAGTCCCTGTGCGATGGCTGTGGCAGGTGCTGCCTCGTCCTGTTTCAGGATGACGAAACGGAAGAGGTCTGGGAAACCGACCTGACCTGCAAGCTGTTTGACTGCAAGACACGCCGGTGCCGGGATTATGCCAACCGCCGGGCAAAAGTGCCGGGCTGCGTTCACCTCACGCCGCTGAATATCAAGGACCTGAAATGGATGCCCGAGACCTGCGCCTATCGGCGTCTGGCCCAAGGGCAGGGCCTGGCAGACTGGCACCCGCTGGTCAGTGGTCGGCGTGAGAGTGTCGCCGAAGCCGGCATTGCCGTCCGCGCCGACCTAGTCTCGGAAAGTCTCATCCCGGAAGAAGAACAGGAAAACCACATCCACGCCCGTCGCTGGCCAAGAGGGGAGCCGTGTGGCTGA
- a CDS encoding long-chain fatty acid--CoA ligase, with protein sequence MQGLMMDYPLLIKGIMNHALRTFSEQEVVTRLVEGGIHRYTYGDSYKRMCQAAHALQEMGVKKGDRVAVMGWNTHRQLELYYAISCIGAICHTINPRLGPENANYVINHAGDSVLFYDTTFQPLVEALAPGIKCVKKFVVLTDAANKPDSKLKADTYEELIAGKPEAFDWPDFDENTASAMCYTSGTTGKPKGVLYSHRSTVLQAMVTSLPTSFGAELSDVVLPVVPMFHVNAWNVPYSALMGGMKLVFPGPGLDGASLYELMEAEKVTYALGVPTVWLNLLNYIEGEGKTFSSLKYSLIGGSALPEKIIRGYDKHGVRCRQGWGMTEMSPTGTTNFEPVGFYDLPIDERIPYQLKQGKALPFVDMRIVSDDGKILPHDGEQSGHLQVRGPSVLKGYYDHDKPTLTPDGWFDTGDVATIDETGMLLITDRAKDVIKSGGEWISTIDIENAALSHAAVAQAAVIGMPHPKWDERPLLIVELVPGADADPQQILQSVRDQLPKLSWPDDIQIVDEIPLGATGKVLKTKLREMFKDYVLPELREGGGTSMSASASATDIDAEKKKSGFPFLRRKGK encoded by the coding sequence ATGCAGGGACTGATGATGGACTATCCGCTCTTGATCAAGGGCATCATGAACCACGCGCTGAGGACGTTTTCCGAGCAGGAAGTCGTCACGCGCCTCGTGGAAGGCGGCATCCATCGCTATACCTATGGCGACAGCTACAAGCGCATGTGTCAGGCGGCCCATGCCCTGCAGGAGATGGGAGTCAAGAAAGGCGACCGCGTTGCCGTCATGGGCTGGAATACCCACCGTCAGCTGGAGCTGTATTACGCGATCAGCTGCATTGGCGCGATCTGCCACACCATCAATCCGCGCCTCGGGCCGGAAAATGCGAATTACGTGATAAACCATGCGGGCGACAGCGTGTTGTTCTATGACACAACCTTCCAGCCGCTGGTGGAAGCGCTGGCGCCCGGCATCAAATGCGTCAAAAAGTTTGTCGTCCTGACCGACGCGGCGAACAAGCCGGACTCCAAGCTGAAGGCCGATACCTATGAGGAACTGATTGCGGGCAAGCCTGAAGCGTTTGACTGGCCGGATTTCGATGAGAACACGGCCAGCGCCATGTGCTATACCTCCGGCACGACTGGCAAGCCGAAAGGTGTTCTCTATTCTCACCGCTCAACTGTTCTTCAGGCGATGGTTACCTCCCTGCCGACCTCATTCGGGGCTGAACTTTCCGATGTTGTGTTGCCGGTTGTGCCCATGTTCCACGTCAATGCCTGGAACGTGCCGTATTCTGCCCTGATGGGCGGGATGAAACTCGTGTTCCCCGGGCCGGGTCTTGATGGCGCCAGCCTTTATGAACTGATGGAGGCCGAGAAGGTCACCTATGCGCTTGGTGTGCCGACGGTCTGGCTGAATCTACTGAATTATATTGAGGGTGAAGGCAAGACATTCAGTTCGCTGAAATACTCCCTGATCGGTGGGTCAGCGCTGCCGGAAAAAATCATTCGTGGCTATGACAAGCATGGTGTGCGCTGTCGTCAGGGCTGGGGCATGACAGAAATGTCACCGACCGGCACGACCAATTTCGAGCCAGTCGGCTTTTACGACTTGCCGATTGATGAGCGCATTCCCTATCAGTTGAAACAGGGCAAGGCGTTGCCATTTGTGGACATGCGGATCGTTTCCGATGATGGCAAAATTCTGCCTCATGACGGGGAGCAGTCCGGCCACTTGCAGGTGCGCGGGCCATCCGTTCTCAAGGGCTATTATGACCACGACAAACCGACCCTGACGCCCGATGGCTGGTTTGACACTGGTGACGTGGCGACGATTGACGAGACCGGCATGTTGCTGATTACTGACCGCGCCAAGGATGTGATCAAGTCCGGTGGCGAATGGATTTCCACCATCGACATTGAGAATGCAGCCCTTTCCCATGCCGCCGTGGCACAGGCCGCTGTGATCGGGATGCCGCACCCGAAATGGGACGAGCGTCCTTTGCTTATTGTGGAACTGGTGCCAGGCGCAGATGCTGATCCGCAACAGATATTGCAATCCGTCAGGGACCAGTTGCCAAAACTGTCGTGGCCGGATGATATTCAGATCGTTGACGAAATTCCGTTGGGCGCAACAGGCAAGGTTTTGAAAACCAAGCTGCGCGAAATGTTCAAGGATTATGTGCTGCCGGAATTGCGTGAGGGCGGTGGCACCTCTATGTCAGCCAGCGCTTCCGCGACGGACATTGATGCCGAAAAGAAAAAATCCGGCTTTCCGTTCCTGCGCCGTAAAGGAAAATAG
- a CDS encoding histidine phosphatase family protein has product MPKLYMIRHGRAAAGWDSDPDPGLHEEGHQQAQRVIDHLAGLAPMPIITSPMRRCRETATPLAQHWNIIPQTEPRVSEIESPIPDLAQRTVWLRQLMTGTWSDSSTACQQWRNTVIDTLRQYTEDTVIFSHFVAINAALGAATDDDQVLISHPDYCAITIFSTDSGRLALVEQGKEAETVVR; this is encoded by the coding sequence ATGCCAAAACTCTACATGATCCGTCATGGCAGGGCCGCAGCAGGCTGGGACAGTGACCCTGACCCCGGCCTTCACGAAGAAGGTCACCAGCAGGCACAGCGGGTGATCGACCATCTTGCCGGACTGGCCCCAATGCCCATCATCACCAGCCCGATGCGGCGCTGCCGCGAGACGGCGACACCACTTGCGCAGCACTGGAATATCATCCCGCAAACAGAGCCACGAGTCTCTGAAATCGAAAGCCCGATCCCGGACCTTGCCCAACGAACCGTCTGGTTGCGCCAGTTGATGACAGGCACATGGTCTGACAGCAGCACTGCCTGTCAGCAATGGCGAAACACCGTTATCGACACACTCAGGCAGTACACAGAAGATACTGTTATCTTCTCACATTTTGTAGCCATTAACGCGGCGCTGGGTGCCGCGACAGATGACGACCAGGTGCTCATAAGTCATCCGGATTATTGCGCCATCACAATTTTTTCAACCGATAGTGGACGCCTTGCTCTGGTTGAACAAGGCAAAGAGGCCGAGACAGTCGTCAGATAG
- a CDS encoding AsmA family protein, translating into MRIITWIVGGIVALGVIGVIALNVIISGGDHKTLIEEQATKALGRTVTVEEVTDSRIFPNPSFGLKGLVIANADGMSDPYFASVGEARIQVKLMPLITSRGNDIQIDGFVLTAPQVNLEKRANGDVNWLLGTSTDAPESEADSETDSAGTSDRDFNLGTVQLTEGKVTYRDGASDQVFIADDADITLTLTSLADPLKVDGTMLFQGEPASLKATVTTPRALMDNTAASINLNFGVSDNTVDTQINLAGGDLAYDGFLDIDAPSLKSLLATLGMDLPVENGFNRLNISGDVSGTGTRMSFSDANITFDEISNDANGTTDIVFDWGGTRPKVSGQIDLTALDLRPYLPEPSEQVTAAKADKNAAFPPWPEDRIDFSPLRAVDVDLKATTESIFLHGMTFGSSGLDFNINNGVLTAALTELNLYDGGGRGTLYVNSRQNSPTVELRNVSLTGMNAQTFATEVLGLSRLSGVGGLDANLSARGSTVADFMRTLSGSGSFAIDKGAVEGVDIGKIVKSASALLDGVQGGNFDVSALATAVAAAQGPASETQFTNLNSSFQVNNGLLQAQNILMQGPFFMIEGNGRVNLPDQSMTMQFVPTVYQTLEAVSGRKLNIPLQVSGTFNQPKVGFDTQGLVRGVVEDRLRGLLGDATGTQLNGEQSIEDNLRGLAGDALSRRLGGGDQDDTAGEENEEEASTEEEIAGALINGLFGNRQKDED; encoded by the coding sequence ATGCGCATTATCACATGGATTGTCGGCGGTATCGTAGCGCTCGGTGTTATTGGCGTGATCGCCCTGAATGTCATTATATCGGGCGGTGACCACAAGACCCTGATTGAAGAGCAGGCGACAAAAGCGCTGGGCCGCACGGTGACTGTGGAAGAAGTCACAGACAGCCGCATTTTCCCCAACCCGAGCTTCGGCCTGAAAGGACTGGTGATTGCCAACGCAGACGGCATGAGCGACCCCTATTTTGCGTCGGTCGGTGAAGCCCGCATCCAGGTCAAACTGATGCCGCTTATTACGTCACGCGGCAATGACATTCAGATAGACGGATTTGTGCTGACCGCCCCCCAGGTAAATCTTGAAAAACGCGCAAACGGCGACGTCAACTGGCTGCTTGGCACAAGCACAGACGCACCAGAATCAGAAGCAGACAGTGAAACGGACAGTGCGGGTACGAGCGATCGCGACTTCAATCTTGGCACCGTCCAGCTGACAGAGGGAAAAGTCACGTACCGTGATGGTGCATCCGATCAGGTGTTTATTGCAGATGATGCGGATATTACGCTGACGCTGACAAGTCTCGCAGATCCGTTGAAAGTAGACGGCACCATGCTTTTTCAGGGCGAGCCAGCTTCCCTGAAAGCAACCGTCACAACGCCCCGGGCGCTCATGGATAATACAGCTGCATCCATCAATCTGAATTTTGGGGTAAGCGACAATACGGTGGACACACAGATCAATCTTGCTGGGGGTGATCTGGCCTATGATGGCTTTCTCGACATCGACGCCCCATCCCTGAAAAGCCTGCTGGCAACGCTCGGCATGGATTTACCAGTAGAGAACGGCTTCAACAGACTGAATATTTCGGGTGATGTTTCAGGCACCGGTACACGCATGAGTTTCAGTGATGCCAATATCACCTTTGATGAAATCAGTAACGACGCCAACGGCACAACAGATATTGTATTTGACTGGGGCGGCACCCGCCCGAAAGTCAGTGGCCAGATTGACCTGACGGCGCTTGATCTGCGTCCCTATCTGCCGGAACCCAGTGAGCAGGTAACCGCCGCAAAGGCCGACAAGAATGCTGCTTTTCCGCCATGGCCGGAAGACAGGATTGACTTCTCCCCGTTGCGCGCTGTTGACGTTGATCTTAAAGCAACGACAGAGAGTATCTTTCTGCACGGGATGACGTTTGGCTCCAGTGGCCTTGATTTCAATATCAACAATGGAGTGCTGACTGCTGCGCTTACAGAATTGAACCTGTATGATGGCGGTGGACGCGGGACCCTATATGTAAATTCCCGTCAGAATTCGCCAACAGTTGAATTGCGCAATGTCAGCCTGACCGGGATGAATGCCCAGACTTTCGCAACAGAAGTGCTGGGACTTTCCCGATTGAGCGGCGTTGGCGGCCTGGACGCAAACCTTTCCGCTCGCGGCTCAACCGTCGCTGATTTCATGCGTACATTGAGTGGCTCAGGCAGTTTTGCGATCGACAAGGGAGCAGTTGAGGGTGTTGATATTGGCAAGATCGTCAAATCTGCCAGCGCCCTGCTTGACGGCGTTCAGGGCGGCAATTTTGATGTATCCGCACTGGCAACGGCTGTAGCAGCAGCACAAGGACCGGCATCAGAAACACAATTCACCAATCTCAATTCCAGCTTTCAGGTCAATAACGGTCTCCTGCAGGCGCAGAATATTCTCATGCAGGGGCCGTTCTTCATGATCGAGGGGAATGGCCGGGTGAACCTGCCGGATCAGAGCATGACAATGCAGTTTGTACCGACAGTGTATCAGACACTGGAAGCTGTTTCTGGCCGTAAGCTGAATATTCCGCTGCAGGTCAGTGGCACATTCAATCAGCCCAAAGTCGGCTTTGACACACAGGGCCTTGTCCGCGGCGTTGTGGAAGATCGCCTGCGGGGATTGCTTGGCGATGCGACGGGCACGCAGTTAAACGGTGAGCAAAGCATCGAGGACAACCTGCGCGGCCTGGCGGGAGATGCCCTGAGCCGGAGGCTTGGCGGTGGCGATCAGGACGACACTGCCGGAGAAGAGAACGAAGAAGAAGCTTCAACAGAAGAAGAAATTGCCGGCGCCCTGATCAACGGCCTATTTGGCAATCGCCAAAAGGATGAGGACTGA
- a CDS encoding LemA family protein: protein MLIIALFIAVGGAAAFIYNRLVQRRQLVENGWADIDVQLKRRANLVPQLVASVQGYALHEQQLFERIAEKRANALAAGDDKQQRGAAETALSRPVARLVAVAEEYPDLKASENFLKLQQELVETEEKIEMARRFYNGAVRKLNTSVQSFPNSIIAGAFGFVIAAYFEITTADKMVPPVRLDAA, encoded by the coding sequence ATGCTTATCATTGCTCTTTTCATTGCTGTCGGCGGTGCTGCTGCCTTTATTTATAACCGTCTGGTCCAGCGGCGCCAGTTGGTGGAAAATGGCTGGGCAGATATAGACGTTCAGTTGAAGCGGCGGGCCAACCTGGTGCCGCAACTGGTGGCCAGTGTTCAGGGGTATGCCCTCCATGAGCAGCAACTATTTGAACGTATTGCAGAAAAACGAGCCAATGCGCTGGCAGCCGGGGATGACAAGCAACAGCGCGGGGCGGCAGAAACAGCCTTGTCCCGCCCGGTTGCGCGACTGGTGGCCGTGGCTGAAGAATACCCCGATCTCAAGGCAAGTGAAAACTTCCTGAAGCTGCAGCAGGAGCTGGTTGAAACGGAGGAAAAAATCGAAATGGCGCGACGCTTCTATAATGGTGCCGTGCGGAAGTTGAACACAAGCGTTCAGAGTTTCCCCAACTCGATCATTGCAGGTGCCTTTGGCTTTGTCATCGCCGCATATTTTGAAATCACCACGGCTGACAAGATGGTGCCGCCAGTTAGACTGGATGCTGCATGA
- a CDS encoding DUF2207 domain-containing protein — protein sequence MSGKSVPSAALLSIFLSVFLTFSAQAAEVINSFNVTIEVETSGDIIVTEEITVTVEGNQIKRGIFRDLPRYFEDDMMRLPFDYDVLNVRRNGQSERFQFSTDGQAYRIRIGRADYFLPVGQHTYLIEYRVANQIRYQQQVDELYWNATGSYWNFPILSARATIVLPSDSQVVAQDAYTGPLGSSAQDYSYSNQGNRHIFTALGELAIREGLTVSLSLEKGVIDPPTREEQISRWWQRNGALAILIVSGFGLFVLFNSQFNRVGRDPVKGPVFPRYAPPEGYSPAAVHHLWYRAVSGHNALIATLMNAGIKAVLRLDSHSDKKTSVTLVKSASEEWDLPDESQKFLKALFASRSVFMLGSKYDETFTSAYTEFSKQLSARYGKDYFRWNILYVLMALGLSIIAVLISLAFVTTWTVWHTLAVLALAGLNFWFMYVIPAPTRKGQDIRTEIEGFRLYLETAEQLQLNTAEVGAAVPPAMTKERYERFLPYAIALDLEKPWTEHFEKLIPREAEDYTPHWGSFHHGSGRQSLAAMNSALVTGLSSGVTAALPQSSSSSGGGGGGFSGGGGGGGGGGGW from the coding sequence ATGTCTGGTAAATCAGTTCCGTCAGCAGCTTTGCTGAGCATTTTCCTGTCTGTATTCCTGACCTTTTCGGCGCAGGCAGCTGAGGTCATCAACAGTTTCAATGTGACCATTGAGGTTGAAACGAGTGGCGATATTATCGTTACTGAAGAGATTACAGTCACCGTGGAAGGCAACCAGATCAAACGCGGCATTTTCCGTGATCTGCCGCGCTATTTTGAAGATGACATGATGCGCCTGCCGTTCGACTATGATGTGCTGAACGTAAGGCGCAATGGCCAATCTGAAAGATTTCAGTTCAGTACCGACGGGCAGGCGTATCGCATTCGTATCGGCCGGGCAGATTACTTTCTGCCCGTTGGTCAGCATACTTATCTTATCGAGTACAGGGTCGCGAACCAGATACGTTATCAACAGCAGGTGGATGAACTTTACTGGAATGCCACTGGCTCTTACTGGAATTTCCCCATCCTGTCGGCCCGTGCCACCATCGTCCTGCCATCAGATTCGCAAGTGGTGGCCCAGGACGCTTACACAGGTCCGTTGGGCTCCTCGGCGCAGGATTACAGCTACAGTAATCAGGGCAACAGACACATATTCACTGCTCTGGGTGAACTGGCTATTCGCGAAGGCCTGACAGTTTCCCTGTCGCTCGAAAAGGGAGTGATCGACCCGCCTACACGAGAGGAGCAAATCTCCCGATGGTGGCAACGCAACGGAGCGCTCGCCATCCTGATCGTTTCGGGGTTTGGCCTGTTTGTGCTTTTTAACAGTCAATTCAACCGGGTTGGGCGTGACCCGGTCAAGGGACCGGTATTTCCGCGCTATGCCCCGCCGGAAGGATATTCTCCGGCTGCCGTGCACCATCTCTGGTACAGGGCCGTGAGCGGGCATAATGCTCTCATCGCGACGTTGATGAATGCGGGTATCAAAGCGGTTCTGCGACTTGATTCACATTCTGATAAAAAGACGAGCGTGACGCTGGTGAAATCAGCCAGTGAAGAATGGGACTTGCCTGACGAAAGCCAGAAATTTCTCAAGGCACTTTTCGCCTCACGGTCTGTTTTCATGCTTGGCAGCAAATATGATGAGACCTTTACGTCGGCCTATACCGAATTCAGCAAGCAGCTATCAGCACGCTACGGGAAGGACTATTTCCGCTGGAACATTCTATATGTTCTGATGGCGTTGGGGTTAAGTATCATCGCTGTCCTGATCTCGCTGGCTTTTGTCACCACATGGACTGTCTGGCATACGCTGGCGGTTCTGGCGCTGGCAGGTCTCAATTTCTGGTTCATGTATGTCATTCCGGCACCGACCCGGAAAGGGCAGGATATACGCACCGAGATAGAAGGTTTCAGATTATATCTCGAAACGGCCGAACAGTTGCAGCTCAATACGGCAGAAGTGGGGGCAGCTGTGCCGCCTGCCATGACCAAAGAGCGTTATGAACGGTTCTTGCCTTATGCGATTGCGCTTGATCTTGAAAAGCCGTGGACAGAACATTTTGAGAAACTGATCCCGCGTGAAGCAGAGGACTACACCCCCCATTGGGGCAGTTTTCACCATGGCAGTGGTCGGCAATCCCTGGCTGCCATGAACAGCGCTTTGGTCACCGGATTGTCTTCCGGCGTCACAGCTGCCCTGCCACAGAGTTCATCGTCATCAGGCGGTGGCGGTGGCGGATTTTCTGGCGGCGGCGGCGGCGGCGGCGGCGGTGGGGGCTGGTAA
- a CDS encoding DUF6324 family protein, whose product MSINTPSEDGADLQIGATDAGMVRLYVFSDTLDLPLDFDPEDAEAIAEELIAAAKAARQVKG is encoded by the coding sequence ATGAGCATCAATACACCATCAGAAGACGGCGCTGACCTGCAGATCGGTGCGACCGATGCAGGCATGGTAAGGCTTTATGTTTTCTCGGACACGCTCGACCTGCCCTTGGATTTTGACCCGGAAGACGCCGAAGCGATTGCCGAGGAATTGATCGCTGCTGCCAAGGCTGCCCGGCAGGTGAAAGGCTGA
- a CDS encoding ABC transporter permease, producing the protein MNILTALSRECAAETLKFLRAPEFLLPTIAFPVIFYSIFGVMMGRGGPQAAYLLATFGVFAVMGPAMFGFGVGVAMEKDRGWLDLKRVAPMPVWIYLVSKLFGALIFSAFTLAILYAVGGWLGGVELARPIWGQLVLVHLSVTLPFALLGLTIGFLVKGNGAVAITNLIFLGLALLGGLWMPASMFPDWFQAVGSLTPSYHAGQTALSVIGMGDDTGQHLSVLGLYTAGFAALAMIAWGLQRR; encoded by the coding sequence ATGAATATTCTGACCGCCCTCTCCCGCGAATGCGCTGCAGAAACACTTAAGTTCCTGCGTGCGCCAGAATTCCTGCTACCGACAATCGCCTTCCCCGTTATTTTTTACTCCATCTTTGGTGTCATGATGGGGCGTGGCGGACCACAAGCTGCCTATTTGCTGGCAACATTCGGTGTCTTTGCTGTCATGGGGCCAGCCATGTTCGGCTTTGGTGTTGGCGTTGCCATGGAAAAGGATCGCGGCTGGCTGGATCTCAAGCGTGTCGCGCCTATGCCAGTCTGGATTTACCTTGTTTCAAAGCTGTTTGGTGCACTGATTTTTTCAGCTTTTACTCTGGCCATACTTTACGCGGTCGGCGGCTGGCTTGGCGGTGTTGAACTGGCCCGTCCGATCTGGGGACAACTTGTCCTTGTACATCTGTCAGTGACATTACCGTTCGCGTTACTGGGTCTTACCATCGGGTTTCTGGTCAAAGGCAACGGCGCCGTTGCGATTACCAACCTGATCTTTCTCGGCCTCGCCCTGCTTGGCGGTTTATGGATGCCCGCGAGCATGTTTCCTGACTGGTTCCAGGCGGTTGGCAGCCTGACACCGTCCTATCACGCCGGGCAGACCGCCCTTTCCGTGATCGGTATGGGTGATGATACCGGACAACATTTATCCGTACTTGGACTCTACACTGCAGGTTTCGCCGCCCTGGCGATGATTGCCTGGGGTCTGCAACGGCGCTGA
- a CDS encoding ABC transporter ATP-binding protein, producing MTARDDLPIQLAGTAKKYGKVRALEGVNLTIEAGGITAILGPNGAGKTTLINILLGLVAPSAGKATVFGGKPGRMAARRRIGAMLQDTELPENLTVSEHLALFSAYYPDPRPVEDSLALGGLGDLAGRKYNNLSGGQKRRVQFAAAVAGKPELVFLDEPTTGLDLEARQKLWQVVQGLAEEGVTIILTTHYLEEADNLADRIVVIDQGQLVADGATAEIRARVGGKKVRCLTTLEAAQVEAQAEVRSALRAGRYLDILTSDEIATLRMLLSHDETISDISVSGTGLEDAFRALTGHQTQGDLS from the coding sequence GTGACTGCACGAGACGACTTACCGATACAGCTGGCAGGCACAGCAAAAAAATATGGCAAGGTGCGTGCACTTGAGGGTGTAAACCTGACGATTGAGGCCGGCGGCATAACTGCCATTCTGGGGCCCAATGGCGCAGGCAAAACGACTCTGATCAATATCCTTCTCGGGCTTGTCGCACCAAGTGCTGGCAAGGCGACGGTCTTTGGCGGCAAGCCCGGCCGGATGGCCGCGCGGCGGCGTATTGGCGCCATGCTGCAGGATACGGAACTGCCAGAAAACCTGACGGTTTCCGAACATCTGGCCCTCTTCTCCGCCTATTATCCCGATCCGCGGCCAGTAGAAGACTCACTGGCTCTGGGGGGGCTGGGTGACCTTGCCGGGCGCAAGTACAATAACCTTTCAGGCGGGCAGAAACGTCGGGTCCAGTTTGCCGCGGCAGTCGCGGGCAAGCCGGAACTGGTCTTCCTTGATGAACCGACAACCGGCCTGGACCTGGAAGCACGCCAGAAACTCTGGCAGGTCGTTCAAGGCCTGGCCGAAGAAGGCGTGACGATCATCCTCACGACCCATTATCTCGAGGAAGCAGATAATCTGGCCGACAGGATAGTAGTTATAGATCAGGGCCAACTGGTTGCTGACGGGGCAACAGCGGAAATTCGTGCCCGGGTCGGGGGGAAGAAAGTGCGCTGCCTGACAACCCTTGAGGCAGCACAGGTTGAGGCGCAGGCGGAAGTACGCTCTGCTCTCCGGGCCGGTCGCTATCTGGACATTCTGACATCAGATGAAATTGCTACACTGCGGATGCTTCTCTCACATGATGAGACCATCAGTGATATAAGCGTCTCCGGCACCGGGCTGGAAGACGCCTTCCGCGCGCTCACAGGCCATCAAACACAAGGAGACCTGTCATGA
- a CDS encoding glutathione S-transferase N-terminal domain-containing protein, with the protein MTLLHPVNISLSFAASVLRLGAGSAPDRVLTDEPLVLYEFEGCPYCRIAREAVSETGVTVLMRPCPKGGERFRPKLKEIGGKAQFPYLIDPNTDVRMYESADIARYLRDTYGDRKRPLVHWLGPVGQILSQFAVLMRLMGGTFRSKSIAPAKALELYGSERSPATRIVKEKLCEMEIEYLWQPAPLAGGGIPQLIDPNTNETYTGALKIRRYLKATYGA; encoded by the coding sequence ATGACACTGCTTCATCCAGTAAATATCAGTTTGTCTTTTGCAGCGTCTGTTTTGCGCCTGGGTGCGGGCAGTGCGCCTGACCGGGTGCTGACCGACGAGCCTCTCGTGCTTTATGAGTTTGAGGGCTGTCCCTATTGCCGTATCGCCCGCGAAGCTGTTTCCGAGACGGGTGTAACCGTGCTGATGCGGCCATGCCCGAAAGGGGGAGAGAGATTTCGCCCGAAGCTGAAAGAAATTGGCGGCAAGGCACAGTTTCCGTATCTGATTGATCCGAATACAGATGTGCGCATGTATGAAAGTGCTGATATTGCCCGTTATCTGCGTGATACATATGGCGACAGGAAACGCCCATTGGTGCACTGGCTGGGACCAGTTGGTCAGATACTGTCCCAGTTTGCTGTTCTGATGCGGTTGATGGGCGGGACCTTCAGGAGCAAGTCGATTGCGCCGGCCAAAGCCCTTGAGCTTTATGGGTCGGAGCGCTCACCCGCGACGCGTATTGTCAAAGAAAAACTCTGCGAGATGGAAATTGAATATCTGTGGCAGCCAGCACCACTGGCAGGTGGCGGCATACCGCAACTGATAGACCCGAATACCAACGAAACATATACAGGCGCGCTGAAGATCCGTCGCTATCTGAAAGCTACATACGGCGCTTAG
- a CDS encoding glutathione S-transferase family protein, which yields MIVVHHLENSRSQRIIWLLEELGTAYEIRHYERDKETSLAPKELLDVHPLGKSPIITDGDLVVAESGAIVEYLIEKYGDGRLQPVGGAQDRLNYRYWLHHAEGTAAAQLVLKLIFTRVKEQKLPIVVKQIAHKIADKVLESYVDPNVQRSMVHWESALSETGWFAGEEMSGADIMMSFPLEAASARAGLGRSFPNISEFLDRIHALPNYQKALAKGGKYDFVQ from the coding sequence ATGATTGTTGTACACCACCTGGAAAATTCGCGCTCACAGCGCATCATCTGGCTGCTGGAAGAACTCGGGACGGCGTACGAGATCCGTCATTATGAGCGTGACAAGGAAACATCGCTGGCACCGAAAGAGCTGCTGGATGTGCATCCACTTGGCAAGTCCCCGATTATTACTGACGGTGACCTAGTGGTGGCTGAAAGTGGTGCGATCGTTGAGTATCTGATTGAGAAATATGGTGATGGCAGACTACAGCCTGTCGGCGGAGCGCAGGACCGTCTCAACTATCGTTACTGGCTGCATCATGCTGAGGGCACTGCGGCTGCACAGTTGGTTCTGAAGTTGATCTTTACCCGTGTCAAGGAACAGAAACTGCCAATCGTGGTGAAACAGATCGCTCACAAGATTGCTGACAAGGTTCTTGAGAGTTATGTTGACCCGAATGTTCAGCGGAGCATGGTGCACTGGGAAAGTGCCTTGTCTGAAACCGGCTGGTTTGCCGGCGAAGAAATGAGCGGGGCTGACATCATGATGAGTTTTCCGCTGGAAGCAGCGTCTGCCCGGGCCGGATTGGGCAGGTCCTTCCCGAACATCAGCGAGTTTCTTGATCGTATTCACGCCTTACCAAATTATCAGAAAGCCTTGGCCAAGGGCGGTAAGTACGATTTCGTCCAATAA